Proteins from a single region of Pseudomonas sp. BSw22131:
- a CDS encoding DUF7738 domain-containing protein: MTALPVEAGSSFGETTWERSRQKLSQLNDWSLGIRRISKGAAPEIIVNGGEIVINGKVVRFGDDISTWKEALGGHPREMSSQDLFIWDELGLKVGLRWDGSGEVLFFKVFFSCRKYQDPDICKGSASHSVENRPKQYFPGYLEFEGGPIDSKSTVVEANRLIRGSANFGRGCGPGFCSIVRSGPGYILSGADTDGNNIESTIYAVSFEGDVFKASRELKIKTSTPSQERKSVKFDEIAKNTLKQTAINFIDWASIFLGLPAKKQTQL; encoded by the coding sequence ATGACTGCTCTTCCTGTCGAGGCCGGCAGTTCATTTGGTGAAACAACTTGGGAAAGAAGCAGGCAAAAACTAAGCCAGTTAAATGATTGGTCGCTGGGCATTCGTCGCATCTCGAAGGGAGCGGCTCCAGAGATAATAGTGAATGGTGGAGAAATAGTAATTAATGGAAAGGTCGTAAGGTTTGGTGATGACATTTCTACCTGGAAAGAGGCACTAGGCGGTCATCCTCGGGAAATGTCTAGTCAAGACCTATTTATCTGGGATGAGCTAGGTTTAAAAGTAGGGCTTCGATGGGACGGGAGTGGCGAAGTCTTATTTTTTAAAGTTTTCTTTAGTTGCAGAAAATACCAGGATCCGGATATCTGCAAAGGCTCTGCTAGCCACAGTGTTGAAAATAGGCCAAAACAGTATTTCCCCGGCTATCTTGAATTTGAAGGAGGTCCGATCGATAGCAAGTCGACTGTAGTTGAGGCTAATCGATTAATACGCGGTAGCGCCAACTTTGGTAGAGGCTGTGGACCAGGTTTTTGCTCAATCGTTCGTAGCGGGCCCGGCTATATATTGAGCGGGGCTGATACAGACGGTAACAATATCGAGAGCACGATTTACGCCGTCTCTTTTGAGGGTGATGTTTTTAAAGCCAGTCGTGAGCTAAAAATAAAAACCTCTACGCCGTCTCAGGAGCGTAAGTCTGTAAAGTTTGATGAAATTGCGAAGAATACTCTGAAGCAAACAGCGATCAACTTCATTGATTGGGCATCCATTTTTCTAGGTTTGCCAGCGAAAAAACAGACGCAGCTATGA
- a CDS encoding DUF7738 domain-containing protein: protein MELHTAKLRSIDWRKKSGAVMRSSIVFSCLVFIFAMVSKTAEADGLLGDITWENTKAELSRINDWSLGIRRIPKGAKPEIIVSDGEIKYNGEVLKIGHSLQDWKRVLGSNTRPAFHGRVLIWDDIGIKVALYPSDETKVRTLIVDFSCKERMHGSDCARNGGRGHDYDPKNILQGIWK, encoded by the coding sequence ATGGAATTACATACAGCAAAATTACGAAGTATTGACTGGCGAAAAAAGTCAGGCGCGGTGATGAGGAGTTCCATTGTTTTTTCATGCCTTGTTTTCATATTCGCAATGGTTTCGAAAACTGCCGAGGCGGATGGTTTGCTGGGTGACATCACTTGGGAAAACACCAAGGCGGAGCTCAGTCGCATAAATGACTGGTCATTGGGGATTCGCCGCATTCCGAAGGGAGCAAAGCCTGAGATCATCGTGAGTGACGGAGAAATTAAATACAATGGGGAAGTTTTAAAGATTGGCCATTCCTTGCAAGACTGGAAGCGAGTATTGGGTTCAAACACGAGACCCGCATTTCATGGTAGGGTTTTGATATGGGATGATATAGGGATCAAAGTCGCACTTTATCCTAGCGATGAAACAAAGGTACGCACCTTGATTGTTGATTTTAGCTGCAAAGAACGAATGCATGGTTCTGACTGTGCCAGAAATGGGGGGCGTGGACATGATTATGATCCTAAAAATATTTTACAGGGTATCTGGAAGTAG
- a CDS encoding HET-C-related protein, translating into MRLLPALENYLALRDKWASTPGHQHIERMGWMAAAPMRLISNSYNTVFQSLLQLLGNSVDDAQTLLEEDPNRSGSTDPTHSQLAKDHDTHPFHTLAVKLAKEAVRVVGQAMNNKWRGAETADPALAIERFFTHPQDSTWQDPLVMEWAREHREEVKRGASLTELHHIHEQHGKAALARVKKMGEQGEEAWNYIQQNYEVLTGEKSQAR; encoded by the coding sequence ATGCGTCTGCTGCCCGCCCTCGAGAACTACCTCGCGCTGCGTGATAAATGGGCAAGTACGCCAGGTCATCAACACATAGAACGCATGGGATGGATGGCAGCGGCGCCGATGCGGCTGATCTCCAACAGCTACAACACCGTGTTCCAGTCGTTGTTGCAATTGCTGGGCAACAGCGTAGATGACGCGCAAACATTGCTGGAAGAAGACCCGAACCGTAGCGGCTCAACTGATCCGACGCACTCGCAATTAGCCAAGGATCACGACACACACCCATTTCATACTCTAGCAGTGAAACTGGCTAAAGAAGCTGTTCGCGTGGTGGGGCAAGCTATGAACAACAAATGGCGCGGCGCTGAAACCGCAGATCCAGCTCTAGCAATAGAGCGCTTTTTCACCCATCCCCAAGACAGCACTTGGCAGGACCCACTGGTTATGGAATGGGCGCGCGAACACCGCGAAGAAGTCAAGCGCGGTGCGTCTCTGACCGAGTTGCATCATATTCACGAACAGCATGGAAAAGCTGCGCTGGCGCGGGTCAAGAAAATGGGTGAACAGGGAGAGGAAGCATGGAATTACATACAGCAAAATTACGAAGTATTGACTGGCGAAAAAAGTCAGGCGCGGTGA
- a CDS encoding DUF7738 domain-containing protein, with the protein MFDGITWEKTKQELKRFEDWSQGIRRIPKGAKPEIIVNDGKITFNGKILKIGDDIESWKKVIGGNPRAMLDRRIYVWDDLGFKVGIGWTNTKVTFINIIFRCKERGAVKVCPENGGPGNTYEPQNFFTGYVEYEGGPIDSRSTVLEANRLIRGRVQYGGGCGTGLCSSVWGKYGYIVSDPDIDGRGYESVFYGVSFGGNSHAAFYPPKADAEYRAPHENIYNLNEITWGSTKQTFEKLRNWVSGLPVALESSESEINVNYMHSDHEVQVQP; encoded by the coding sequence TTGTTCGACGGCATCACGTGGGAAAAGACCAAGCAGGAACTTAAGCGTTTCGAGGATTGGTCGCAGGGTATACGTCGCATTCCAAAGGGTGCGAAGCCAGAGATCATTGTTAACGATGGAAAGATCACGTTTAATGGGAAGATTCTGAAGATAGGCGATGATATTGAATCATGGAAAAAAGTCATTGGAGGAAATCCAAGGGCTATGCTGGATCGACGTATATATGTATGGGATGACCTAGGCTTCAAAGTGGGAATAGGTTGGACCAATACTAAAGTAACTTTTATTAATATTATCTTCCGATGCAAAGAGCGCGGCGCCGTAAAGGTCTGTCCTGAAAATGGAGGGCCTGGAAATACATACGAACCCCAAAACTTCTTCACTGGTTATGTTGAGTACGAGGGCGGCCCGATTGATAGTCGATCAACTGTCCTTGAAGCCAATCGTTTGATAAGGGGGCGGGTACAATATGGCGGGGGGTGCGGAACTGGGTTGTGTTCAAGTGTTTGGGGTAAATATGGTTATATCGTAAGTGATCCGGATATAGACGGTAGAGGCTATGAAAGCGTTTTTTACGGTGTTTCTTTCGGAGGGAACAGTCATGCTGCCTTCTATCCGCCCAAAGCTGATGCAGAATATAGAGCCCCGCATGAAAATATCTATAACCTGAACGAGATCACATGGGGTAGTACAAAGCAAACGTTTGAGAAGTTGCGTAATTGGGTGTCGGGACTTCCGGTTGCATTAGAGAGTAGTGAGTCAGAAATTAACGTAAATTATATGCACAGCGACCATGAAGTTCAGGTGCAACCGTGA